The genome window ATCCATCCCAGGGCTCGCTTGACCTAATCGATATCTCCGCACATAGAAATTTTTACGGCGGTCAGCTCGATTCTTTTACTACCGAGCTGCAAATTAGCTGTCAGGAGGCCCCTATTCGAGCGCACTTTATTAGAGCCCCCCTCTTGGCGCTCCTGCCACCAACTCAAGCGCGCCCCATACCAACTATTGAGAGCTCACTCTCTAGTCAACCGATCTTTATATCGCAGGGCCATATCTGGGCCTGCTCATTCCATATTGAGCTGACCGGCGATACGACCCTGCACCAACGGTTTATCGCTTTATAGTAGAGATCTCGTAACCATGCGCCGTACTTAAGGGGCAAAAGATCCGCTCTATCGCATGCGCTAAAGTTCCATCGGAGCTCCCATCCTCTGCTCTAAAGCAGAGCTGTGATTCCGGTATCTGGTTAAGCAATTCAATAGCCTTAGGACGAAACCAAAACATTGAGCCTGCAAAAAACCCAGGATTAATAGACCCTTCTAAAATTTGAGCCGGTATTAATAGCTTCTGCAGGATGCTCGTACTCGAACCACAGAAGCGCTCATTGGTTAGATAAAAGGCTGCGGGTCCGATTATTCCCACTGTACTATCCCGCCGAAAGATTGAGAGCGTCTTTGAGACAACCTCAGGACTCCCACAAAGCTCATCAAGCAACGCCATACGCCAGCGCGCCCCATCATCGCTATAGCTACTTTTTTTACCGTGAACCTTTAGCACCATCTCGTACGAGCT of Pseudomonadota bacterium contains these proteins:
- the pdxT gene encoding pyridoxal 5'-phosphate synthase glutaminase subunit PdxT, whose protein sequence is MAPRVGILGFQGCIEPHEEILATFGASTLRVTSPHDLTQIDRLILPGGESTTMLRFIKRFEMVPALQEFARHHPVWGICAGAILAARQVHNPSQGSLDLIDISAHRNFYGGQLDSFTTELQISCQEAPIRAHFIRAPLLALLPPTQARPIPTIESSLSSQPIFISQGHIWACSFHIELTGDTTLHQRFIAL